In the genome of Actinobacillus genomosp. 1, the window ATCGCACAAGTTAATACCAAATAAGGACGGATAAGCTATGGCACATATTCTTTTTATTGATAATTTTGATTCGTTTACCTACAACCTTGTCGATCAATTTCGTGAATTAGGTCATCAAGTAACTATTTTTCGTAACGATTACCCATTAGAAGACTTTCTAAACAAAGCACAAACTACCGAAAATTGTATTGTGGCACTTTCGCCCGGCCCCGGCACACCGGCAGAAGCCGGCAATATGTTAGCTATCATTAAACGGCTCAAAGGCGCTGTACCGATGATTGGTATTTGTTTGGGTCATCAAGCAATTATCGAAGCATTAGGCGGACGTACCGTGCATACCGGTACCGTTTTACACGGCAAAGTGTCTAAAATTGAACACGATAACCAAGCAATGTTCCACGGCATCAATAACCCGATGCCGGTTGCCCGTTACCATTCATTGATGGGGGATAATCTGCCGGAGGAGTTAGAAATCAATGCTCGCTTCGATAATATCGTGATGGCGATTCGCCACAAACAATTACCGATTTGCGGCTTTCAATTTCACCCAGAATCAATCCTGACCGTAGAAGGCACTAAATTATTAAAACAATCGGTCGAATGGCTGCTTTCCACACAACATTAAGCAAAAAAATTTAGAAAAATAACCGCTTATCAACATAACAAAAACAGGATAACACTATGCAACTCGACAACATTCTTAGTCAATTATTTGAGAATCAAGTGCTCACAAAAGCAGAATCACACTACTTTTTTGAGCAAGTAATTCAAGGCAAAGTTGCTAACGAACAACTTTCCGCAGCTCTTATCACACTAAAATTACGAGGTGAAACGATTGAAGAAATTGCCGGAGCGGTTGAAGCGGCATTTGCAAATGCAACCGCATTCCCAACTCCCGATTACGATTTTGCCGATATTGTCGGAACCGGTGGTGACGGGCAAAATACAATTAATATTTCTACCGCCAGTGCGATTGTAGCGGCAACCTTAGGTTATAAAGTCGCAAAACATGGCAGCCGTAGCGTTTCCAGTAAAACCGGCGCAAGCGATGTGCTATCTGCATTAGGGATTAATGTTGCCATTTCTCCCCAAACCGCACGCCAAGCGTTAGATAAAAATAATCTCTGTTTCTTATTTGCTCCGCTTTATCACGCTGGTTTTAAACACGCTGTACCGGTACGCCAAGCACTGAAAACTCGCACACTATTTAATATTCTGGGGCCGTTGGTGAATCCGGCACACGCTAAACGCCAATTACTCGGCGTTTATTCACCGGATGTGTTAAAACTTTATGCAGAAACGGTACGCACCTTAAATCATCAACATTCGATTGTGGTGTACGGTTCCGGTTTAGATGAAGTGGCGGTACACGGCGAAACTTTAGTCGCTGAAATTGAACAAGGAGAGATCCATCATTTCACACTAACACCGGATGATTTCGGTATCCAACGCCATTCAATTGAGGCGTTAAAAGGTGGGGAACCTGCAGAAAATGCGGAAAAAATTACCGCTTTATTAAAAGGCAAAGGCGAAGCGGCACATATTGATGCGGTTGCAGTAAATACTGCTATGCTTATGCGTACTTTCGGCGAACGAGATTTAAAAGCCAACGTACAACGTGTTAAAGATTTGCTCAGCACAGATAAAGCCTACCAGACCTTGCAAAAACTCGCCCAATACCAGTAACATATCGCCCACATTTGTGGGCTTTTTTATAGGAATAAACAGTTGAAAAAAAGTATTTACGATACCCCGATTTTCTTTGAACGTTATCAACAATTACGTGAAAACCCAATCAGTATGAATGAAGTGGTGGAAAAGCCTACGATGTTTTCACTTTTACCGGATCTTACCAATAAAAAAGTATTAGATTTGGGTTGTGGTACCGGGGTACATTTGGCACATTATTTAGAATTAGGTGCGAGTAAAGTTGTCGGACTGGATTTATCGGAACTCATGTTAAAACAGGCAGAAAGTGATTTAGCAAAAAATTGGCAAAAATCGACCGCTTTCTCGTTGCATTGCCTGCCAATGGAACAATTAGATAAAATTCCGGAAGATCATTTTGATGTGGTCACCAGCTCGTTTGCGTTCCATTATATTGAGGACTTTGCCGATTTACTTGCAAAAATTTCCGCAAAAATGACCGCTTGCGGCACGCTGATTTTTTCCCAAGAACATCCGATCGTCACTTGCTATAAAGACGGCTATCGTTGGGAGAAAAATGAGCAAAAACAACAAGTTGCTTATCGTTTAAATTATTATCGAGATGAGGGGGAGCGAGATAGAAGTTGGTTCCAACAAGCATTCAAAACCTATCATCGCACCATGGCAACGATTTTCAATCAGCTGATTCAAGCCGGGTTTGAAATCGTGCAAGTGGAAGAGCCGATGCTGGCGGAACAACCTCAATGGCATAACGAGTTTAAAGATCTACAACATCGCCCGCCACTTTTATTTATTAAAGCAGTTAAAAAAATTAAGCAGCCAATCGGCTGCTTAATACTCTGCTTATGAAAGAGGAAGTTTATAGTCCGGTGTCGGATCCATTTCCGGAATAATCTCTTTTTCCGGATTTTCTATTTCTTCTTTTTCTTTAGACGGTTTATCCTGTGCAGGAATCGCTTCTTTTGTTTTATCCGGTTCCGCTGTTTCTTCCGGCTCTACGACTTTCTCAGCTTGAACTTCTTTCATCTCTTTGAGCTTATTCTCAGTAGCCATTGCCTCTTTAGCAATCGTAGATTGACTTGCTTCTTTTAGTTCGTTCGCTTTTTCAGTTTCAGGGATTTTCTCCGCCGGCACAATCTTTGGTTCTGCCGGTTTATTTTCACCAGCAACTATATCTTTTGCCGGTTCAGCTTCTTTTTTAACTTCGGGCACTTTTTTTGCTTCTAAAGATTTATTCGCAATAGGAGAAAGTAACCCCGGTACTCCGATAGATTTGATGGCTTTAGTTGATTCCAATTTAGTTGATAACTGCTCGGAATCGACTAGTTGTTCCGTATGAGCGACATCATCGCTTAGTTCAGAAGTGCTAGAAACTTGTGCTTTACTCGGTTCAATCGAAACTTCTTCTAAACTTTGCGGATATTCTAGCGAGTGATGAACTTCTTGTTCCGCACCTTCCACTTTTTTGGTGATTAACTTCTGGCTAAACTCCACTTTAGGATCAAGCCAAATCGATAACATCGCATTATTAAATGTTTGATCGAATTCTTGATCAATCACTTGATCATTCAATACAAAATAACCTTTATCCTCTAATGCAATATAACTTAAAGCATCATCCGGTTTTAAATCCGGTAAAATTTTACGCAGACGATCAATAACTTCATCTTGTTTCGGTAAGGTAATACCCAAACTTTCCCATGACTTCGCCACAGAAATAGCAAAATCTCTACCATCAACCGGTTTACTGTATTTTAAGGTCAGCATCAGCGGGCGAGATTCTTGTGTATATTCACCTGTTTCACTAAAAAGGGAAATATTATAAATTTTAAACGGTCCCCAAGTGTAATCAATATCATTAATTTTTTCCCACTTAGCAACAGCCGCACCGCTTACTAAAGCGAAGAAAAAGGATAAGAGAGCTTTGTAACGCATTATTATTGTCCCTGTAAAACAAGCTGAGGCAGTATTATACCTGAGCTAATATTAGAGTAAATTCATCAATCTATTCCAATACAAATATTTTGTGATCAGCTTCAAAAAATCAAAAGAAAATCAATGCCGAATAAATAAAAAGGAGTAGTATCAAACTAAACCAATTGATTAACTAAGACATAATAGGAGTTGTATATGTTCCCTGAATTTCGTGAATTAATTACTCAATTAAAGAATAGTGATACGCACTTTTCCCGTTTATTTGATAAACATAATGAGTTGGACCAACGGATTAAAAATATGGAATCAAATATCGAGCTTGCTACAAATGATGAAATAGAAGTTCTTAAAAGAGAAAAATTACATATCAAAGATGAATTATATGCAATTCTTAAGAAAAAATCCGCATAGTTTCATCAAGTTTAGTATAAACGCTTAGATAATATATAAAAAAATACCCAGCTAAAAAGCTGGGTATTTCAGTTAATCATTACGACTATTATTCAGCAACTACGTTTACTGTAACTACTGCATTCACTTCAGCGTGTAAGTGAACTTTAACTTCGTGTTCGCCGGTTGTACGAAGCGGACCTTCGCCTAAACGAACTTCAGATTTAGCAACTTCAACGCCTGCTGCAGTTAATGCATCAGCGATATCTTTCGCAGAGATAGAACCGAATAAACGACCGTCATCACCTGCAGTTGCAGATACTGATACAGCTGCGATTTCAGCGATTTTAGCTGCACGAGCTTGTGCTGCTGATAATGCTTCCGCTGCTTTCGCTTCTAATTCAGCACGACGTGCTTCGAAGTGAGCGATGTTTGCTGCTGTTGCCATAACCGCTTTACCTTGTGGGATTAAGAAGTTACGTGCAAAACCTGATTTAACAGTTACTTGGTCGCCCACAGAACCTAAGTGAGCAACTTTATCTAATAAAATAACTTGCATTGTACTCGACCTCTCTATTACTGATGGTTGTCAGTGTATGGAAGTAACGCTAAGTAACGAGCGCGTTTGATTGCGCGAGCTAATTGACGTTGATACTTCGCACGAGTACCAGTGATACGGCTAGGAACAATCTTGCCGCTTTCAGAAATGTAGTTCTTTAATGTAGCGATATCTTTGTAATCGATCTCAACAACATTTTCCGCTGTGAAACGGCAGAACTTACGACGACGGAAATAACGTGCCATTTGGCTTCTCCTGATCTATAAATTCAATATGTTCGGCGTGAACGACTAATTGGTTTAAACCGTTATAGTCTTTGTGAGTATGGATAAATCCGTGAACTCTAATTTTATCGCCGAGCTTTATTTGTTGGGTTATTAAACTAAATTGACTGCCATTTAAAATCACTTGGATTTTACACCACGCCTGACGTTCTAAATTTACTTCTGTTTGGATTGAACGATGTTCAAGCCAAAAACGATAATTCGGAACCCCTAACGGGTTTTGGCTTTGCTTAACCATTGAAACGACCGAGCCGCTCAGAATTAAGCAATTATCAATTGGCGAATTACTCGCCAGCTTCCTCTGATTCAACTTCAGCTACCGCTTCAGCAACTTTGCTTTCTTTCGCTTTCACCATTGGTGAAGCTTCAGTTACTGCCGCTTTAGTGTGAACGATTAAGTTACGAAGAACTGCATCGTTATAACGGAAGTTAGTTTCTAACTCGTCGATTACACTTTGAGGTGCTTCTACATTCATTAACACGTAGTGTGCTTTGTGAAGTTTGTTGATTGGGTATGCTAATTGACGACGACCCCAATCTTCTAAGCGATGAACTTGACCGCCAGCTTCTTTTACAGATGCTGTGTAACGCTCAATCATTGCTGGTACTTGTTCGCTTTGGTCCGGGTGAACCATAAAAACGATTTCGTAGTGACGCATTGACTATCCTTACGGGTTAGCAGCCTCC includes:
- a CDS encoding aminodeoxychorismate/anthranilate synthase component II, encoding MAHILFIDNFDSFTYNLVDQFRELGHQVTIFRNDYPLEDFLNKAQTTENCIVALSPGPGTPAEAGNMLAIIKRLKGAVPMIGICLGHQAIIEALGGRTVHTGTVLHGKVSKIEHDNQAMFHGINNPMPVARYHSLMGDNLPEELEINARFDNIVMAIRHKQLPICGFQFHPESILTVEGTKLLKQSVEWLLSTQH
- the trpD gene encoding anthranilate phosphoribosyltransferase, which codes for MQLDNILSQLFENQVLTKAESHYFFEQVIQGKVANEQLSAALITLKLRGETIEEIAGAVEAAFANATAFPTPDYDFADIVGTGGDGQNTINISTASAIVAATLGYKVAKHGSRSVSSKTGASDVLSALGINVAISPQTARQALDKNNLCFLFAPLYHAGFKHAVPVRQALKTRTLFNILGPLVNPAHAKRQLLGVYSPDVLKLYAETVRTLNHQHSIVVYGSGLDEVAVHGETLVAEIEQGEIHHFTLTPDDFGIQRHSIEALKGGEPAENAEKITALLKGKGEAAHIDAVAVNTAMLMRTFGERDLKANVQRVKDLLSTDKAYQTLQKLAQYQ
- a CDS encoding class I SAM-dependent methyltransferase, which encodes MKKSIYDTPIFFERYQQLRENPISMNEVVEKPTMFSLLPDLTNKKVLDLGCGTGVHLAHYLELGASKVVGLDLSELMLKQAESDLAKNWQKSTAFSLHCLPMEQLDKIPEDHFDVVTSSFAFHYIEDFADLLAKISAKMTACGTLIFSQEHPIVTCYKDGYRWEKNEQKQQVAYRLNYYRDEGERDRSWFQQAFKTYHRTMATIFNQLIQAGFEIVQVEEPMLAEQPQWHNEFKDLQHRPPLLFIKAVKKIKQPIGCLILCL
- a CDS encoding YdcH family protein, encoding MFPEFRELITQLKNSDTHFSRLFDKHNELDQRIKNMESNIELATNDEIEVLKREKLHIKDELYAILKKKSA
- the rplI gene encoding 50S ribosomal protein L9 — protein: MQVILLDKVAHLGSVGDQVTVKSGFARNFLIPQGKAVMATAANIAHFEARRAELEAKAAEALSAAQARAAKIAEIAAVSVSATAGDDGRLFGSISAKDIADALTAAGVEVAKSEVRLGEGPLRTTGEHEVKVHLHAEVNAVVTVNVVAE
- the rpsR gene encoding 30S ribosomal protein S18, which encodes MARYFRRRKFCRFTAENVVEIDYKDIATLKNYISESGKIVPSRITGTRAKYQRQLARAIKRARYLALLPYTDNHQ
- the priB gene encoding primosomal replication protein N, which encodes MNQRKLASNSPIDNCLILSGSVVSMVKQSQNPLGVPNYRFWLEHRSIQTEVNLERQAWCKIQVILNGSQFSLITQQIKLGDKIRVHGFIHTHKDYNGLNQLVVHAEHIEFIDQEKPNGTLFPSS
- the rpsF gene encoding 30S ribosomal protein S6 — protein: MRHYEIVFMVHPDQSEQVPAMIERYTASVKEAGGQVHRLEDWGRRQLAYPINKLHKAHYVLMNVEAPQSVIDELETNFRYNDAVLRNLIVHTKAAVTEASPMVKAKESKVAEAVAEVESEEAGE